The Dehalococcoidia bacterium genome contains a region encoding:
- a CDS encoding DEAD/DEAH box helicase, with the protein MDDAHTAREVFLALLPELARLDPVLLAEFRRLSRETDWNIGALLDAAEDTVDLHLTSLTSTAIGGLDSRELRTRLSRPPPIQSEEDEHAIDPATVAEALSDGSSFSDSIPSFEQRDEQIEMAAAIADTINRGGRLMVEAGTGVGKSLAYLLPAALYATRNGKRVVVSTNTINLQEQLVNKDLPMVKEALGSIDPGAADEFRFSSLKGRANYLCFKRWERERRASNLDEARAMMIAKTTGWVATTETGDRAELNIGPPQFASAWNAMSAQRAFECPVRAGGPCFLQAARSNAEASHVVVVNHSLLISDLVSGGSAIPEYDILIIDEAHHLEDVATDQLTFTFGQSDIDEIFSDLLTEGGVLVRVQSALTDSEMSDGDRDVAERNLQRVQAASPRLRDEMRSLLRTVGSVLAPTQGEQQSQYDSRVRILQVTRDAPEWEAVLQLWDNVSVLHSEVSPSLSEISESVRLNVPDTTGAKDALLSDLVQVQIGLTRFSDKVGEMISEPEEGGIYWVNFRRQSSEVTLNSAPLEVGPDLQAKLYDEKRAIVMTSATMSTDGSLDHSADRLGFEQSSHLLLGSPFNYSELALLLTPPSLPHPNSPQFQHAVENAILEAATAAQGSTMALFTSHGALRTTARSIRPELESLDIQVLSQGMDGPPQMLSEWFLEEPRSVLLGTSSFWQGVDFAGDSLTVLIIARLPFTVPSDPIFQARSEQYGDQAFTKYAVPQAILKFRQGFGRLIRSSTDRGVAIVLDSRLTGSRYGTRFINSLPKMTVTNGKGQGTQAVVKRWLEYTG; encoded by the coding sequence TTGGACGACGCGCATACTGCTCGTGAGGTGTTCCTGGCGCTATTGCCGGAACTGGCCCGGCTCGACCCGGTACTGCTAGCTGAGTTTAGGCGCCTCTCGAGGGAGACGGATTGGAACATCGGTGCCCTACTGGATGCCGCCGAAGACACCGTCGACCTTCATCTCACCTCGCTGACTTCGACAGCCATTGGCGGATTAGACTCCAGAGAGCTTCGGACAAGGCTTTCCCGCCCGCCTCCAATTCAGTCAGAGGAAGACGAACACGCCATAGATCCGGCTACTGTTGCCGAAGCCCTCTCGGATGGAAGCTCATTCTCTGACTCAATTCCCAGTTTCGAGCAGAGAGATGAGCAGATCGAGATGGCGGCAGCAATTGCCGACACTATCAATCGCGGTGGACGGCTGATGGTAGAGGCCGGCACCGGTGTCGGCAAGTCATTGGCCTACCTGCTTCCTGCCGCTCTGTACGCGACCAGGAATGGGAAGCGCGTTGTCGTGTCTACAAACACCATCAACTTGCAGGAGCAGCTGGTTAACAAAGACCTGCCAATGGTGAAGGAGGCGCTTGGGTCGATAGATCCAGGTGCAGCGGATGAGTTTAGATTCTCGTCCCTCAAAGGCCGGGCGAACTATCTGTGCTTCAAGCGCTGGGAAAGAGAGCGACGGGCGTCAAATCTCGATGAAGCTCGCGCAATGATGATCGCCAAGACCACTGGATGGGTAGCGACAACCGAAACTGGGGACCGTGCGGAGTTAAATATTGGGCCCCCTCAGTTCGCATCTGCGTGGAACGCGATGTCCGCACAGCGAGCGTTTGAGTGCCCGGTCCGGGCTGGCGGACCATGCTTCCTACAGGCCGCGAGGAGTAACGCGGAAGCTTCTCACGTGGTGGTTGTTAACCACTCGCTTCTGATTTCCGATCTGGTCTCGGGAGGAAGTGCCATCCCCGAGTACGACATTCTGATTATCGATGAGGCCCATCACCTGGAAGATGTGGCAACCGATCAGCTTACTTTTACGTTTGGACAAAGCGACATTGACGAGATTTTCTCGGACCTGTTGACTGAAGGCGGAGTGCTGGTACGAGTTCAGTCAGCGCTGACTGACAGCGAGATGAGTGATGGCGACCGGGATGTCGCTGAGAGGAATCTCCAGCGCGTGCAGGCCGCATCCCCACGCCTGAGAGATGAGATGCGAAGCCTGCTGAGGACTGTAGGCTCAGTGCTTGCTCCGACCCAGGGGGAACAACAGTCTCAGTACGACAGCCGGGTGCGCATCCTGCAGGTAACACGTGATGCGCCCGAATGGGAGGCTGTCCTTCAACTCTGGGACAATGTTTCTGTATTGCACTCAGAGGTGTCACCCAGCCTTTCAGAGATCTCCGAATCAGTTAGGCTGAACGTACCCGACACTACAGGTGCCAAAGATGCGCTGCTCTCCGATCTGGTGCAAGTACAGATTGGGCTGACTCGTTTCTCCGACAAGGTGGGTGAAATGATCAGCGAACCAGAGGAGGGAGGCATCTACTGGGTCAATTTCAGGCGCCAGTCTTCTGAAGTGACCCTCAACTCTGCTCCTTTGGAAGTTGGCCCCGACCTGCAGGCGAAACTGTACGACGAAAAACGCGCCATCGTAATGACAAGCGCTACCATGAGTACGGACGGTAGTCTCGACCACTCTGCGGACCGGCTGGGATTCGAGCAATCGAGTCACCTGCTGCTGGGATCACCGTTCAACTACTCGGAGCTTGCGCTCCTCCTTACTCCTCCCTCGCTGCCTCACCCCAATTCACCTCAATTTCAACATGCGGTCGAGAATGCGATATTGGAGGCTGCGACAGCCGCGCAGGGCAGCACCATGGCGCTATTCACTTCCCATGGGGCACTGAGAACTACTGCCCGCTCAATTCGCCCTGAGCTTGAGTCGCTTGACATTCAGGTCCTGTCCCAGGGCATGGATGGCCCACCGCAGATGCTGTCTGAGTGGTTTCTTGAGGAGCCGAGGTCTGTTTTGCTGGGAACATCCAGCTTCTGGCAGGGCGTGGACTTCGCGGGTGACTCACTTACCGTTCTGATAATTGCGAGGCTTCCCTTTACGGTTCCTTCCGACCCAATCTTTCAGGCACGTTCCGAGCAATATGGTGACCAAGCCTTCACGAAGTACGCAGTCCCTCAGGCGATCCTCA